The DNA sequence gtttTGGGTGAGCCACTTCTGTGtgcgtctctttctctctctctctctctgccccttgcttgcttgcaccctctctctctcaaaaaaaaaaaaaaaaaaaaaaaagatggggcacctgggtggctcagtcagttaagcgtccgacttcagctcaggtcatgatctcacagctcatgagttcgagccccgcatcaggctctgtgctgacagctcagatcctggagcctgcttcggagactgtgtctccctctctctctgcccctcccctgctcatgctctatctccttctctctctctcttcaaaataaataaacattaaaaaaaaaagtttaaaataaaaacaaagaacattcaTGCTTCCTAATTGGAAGAGGGTATTAATTTATCCAAGagtccctgtttttatttatattttatcgcTTCTTTTAGctgcctgccttcttccctgcatcatgctcttcctttttgttgcttttcCACTCTTATCTGcaaattagaatcacctgaggaggGGGGTGGAAAGCCCAGGTCCCATCTCTGCAGAACACTTATATACATAATTAATTGTTCGATGTCTTGCTTTTCTTGTAAGCAAggcctgtgtccccagtgcctgttACAATACCTTGAACATAGTTATTTAATAATTGTTAAATGACTGTTTCTACTTGTGatatatcttaattttatattGGAAAGAATTGGAACTATTCTTTTGCAGAAAAACCAAGAGAGTATTTAATATCTGTATTGGAACGACTGAGAATTGCCAAAATGACAGGcttggcttttcctttctttatggaTCATTCTAACATTGTGTCTATGTTTGAAATGATGGACACTTCGAATAAAGGCACCATATCGTTCGTGCAGTACAGAGAAGGTCAGTTATCATCTCAATTAAAGCAATCGTTTGTGGCCATTCCATAACTTTCCCTAGCCGAAAATAATTCTCACTTcgtaaattttcctttcttctcattctgAGTTTACAGCCTTAAAAACCCTGGGTCTGTTGACTGCAGATGAAGTTTTAAAAGATGATGGACATGCAGTAACTCTGGATAAATTCAGACGTGAagtgtaagtttatttttacGTGACTGACATTTAAATAATACGGCATGACTTAAAGTACAATGAgaacaaattaaaacataagTTCCTACCTTTTGACAGAAACATTTCAGTCCCTTGAAACTTTCAGCTGTCTAGAAAGCGAGGAGTGACAGCAAAATGTCAAGCCTGGGGGCAGGCGGCAGAGGGAGAAGGTGCTGGAATTAGGAAGTTTCTGGGGcacttccattcttttctcagtgGGAAAGCCCAGCAGTTCTCAGAAAATGAGGTGGAGAAGCCCCAGTGTGCTGGAACTAACAGAAAAGTTCTGAGCCCAAATCCCTAGTTGGGAAATTTCTGTATAAAATACGGAGTAATAGAATTTCTCTCAAAGCATTTCCTCAAAATTATGTATCACCAGGTTAAGTATTTACCGTCAGTATATGTTGTGAGgcccctggctgactcagtcagtagagcatgtgactcttgatcttgggat is a window from the Leopardus geoffroyi isolate Oge1 chromosome A2, O.geoffroyi_Oge1_pat1.0, whole genome shotgun sequence genome containing:
- the EFCAB10 gene encoding EF-hand calcium-binding domain-containing protein 10 isoform X1, with the protein product MQARGSREQEARDYLEKHRIMELLNYLTSTLLFFRPEKPREYLISVLERLRIAKMTGLAFPFFMDHSNIVSMFEMMDTSNKGTISFVQYREALKTLGLLTADEVLKDDGHAVTLDKFRREVNKRMEEIWAAF